ccacatagacgccacattaggtctatcccttctttcccagttgccttccacaactcagaagctacattatcaatgccaggtgtattagcatttttcatttgttccatggcaagctcaacttcagatctcaatggtggaggttcttcctcactcatttcacactgtacatacaccttgtcatcttgtgcctcaaacagctgggaactatactgaacccatcgccttttgatgtctacactttcggtaagagtgttacctttctcatcatttataacatccatcctgggggtccacttcttggtaagttctttggcaataccaaaagctatttttgagtcacccttacatctttccatttccacacacttcctttcgatgtagtttcttttgtccttcttaacacttttggagacctctttgtttaagcgtgcccattcttcctttcctccatctgcctttgctctcttcctgtcatcagctaggtttaaggtctgctgagagagatccacggctgtttccgtttcatctttctagggatgtacttctttgctgtgctctggactgcttctttcatgtcttcccacaattcatttggggtctgctcctcttcattaactttcagtaactcatcaaacctgttcttcacatctactgaatattgagtgggaatgttgtcaacatcatacctggtaggtggtgtattgtctctcttagctctcagttttagttttactttggctacaagtagctgatggtcactaccacagtcagcgcctggtcgtgtcctgacattttggagtgatgttctccacctcttcctgaccatgatgtaatcgatctggtttcttgttctatctcctgggctcatccaagtccacagtctccgtggatgatgctgaaataacgtgttcccaatgactaggttattagcttcacaaaattcctctagtctgtctccacgttcatttctgatcccaagtccatattggcctatacacccagttttctccttcattttgccaatcttagcattccaatcccccagtacgatgagtaagtgTAATAAAAGCGATTATATTATTCATCATCTGATCGCAAACAGCATTTGTAACAGCTGCAGCACATACAAGCAGTCGTCTGGCCGCTCTTAATAAGTCGTATAGCAGTTTTACGAAAAGAAACATTCATAAAAAGATAAATACAAACATTGCACCAGCTGTTACAAAGCGCCAACCATTGCACTAAGAACTCCACCCACCCTGGAGGACTCTGCATTCTGATTGTATTGATGAGTGTAGTACATACATATGGCATCCAGGTTATTGTAAATACTATTGTCACGGTGCAAAACATTAAGAGAGCTTTCCATTCTCTCATAGATCGCCTACATCTGTTGGTAATGCTTGAAAGGGAGGCTCTTCCACTAAGAGAAAGTCTATCGCTGATCTTCCAATTAGGGGTGGCCttctatcaggtgtagatacggAGGACAGATGAGTAATATTCATTGTTTGGTCATCAGTGACTGTCGGTAGCTGTTCGTTTGAAAAAGATACCGAATTGTCTACGCTACATCGTGGCGACAAAGTTTGAACCGCATTCATCGCGCCGATTTGCTTAGCGTGTTGACGACTTATACATAATAATTTGGAGTATGTACATACCATTACCAACATTGGGATGAAATACAAAAAGACAACCAACACTGTTACTTTTATTAAGTATTTTTCATCTTCCATTAGAGCTATGCAAAGAGCTGATGTTTTGCCATATTCCACTTCTATATTGATAGAACACAGTGTGATGATGACAAATGATAAAATCCACATTATTACAATCACGATTAAAGCTCGTGTTTTGGATACTAATGTTACATGATGAAGAGGCTTCGTGACCGCCAAACAACGATCTATCGTGAGCAAACACAAAGACATAACAGAACATACACAGAAAGAAATAGAAAATGTACAACTCATTTTACAAATTACTTGTCCGTAAGGCCACCTGTCTAAAATCGCGGGAACTATAGAAAGTGCTCCAATGAATCCAACAGATATATCTGCAACAGCTAAGGACATCATAAATACCTTTGTGCCTCCATGAAGCTCGGGTGTATGTTGCAAAACTTGAATGCAAAGAAAATTTCCGCATATGGTGAAAATCGAGTAGAAAATGACGAAGATTATGCGCAGCACATAAACCGTCAGATGCACTCTGTCATTATCTCCAAGTTCTTCTGAACGATAATTAAAATTCTTATCCATTTTGTTCTGTTGTGAAATATGTGATGATCTATGCACAACTCCGTGGGAGAAATTTACATAGCGAAGCTCGTCATGAAACCCAAGACACTGGTCACTTAGATACGCAGAATATCAGAATTATATACCAAACCTTATAAGACCGTTGCAGCCTGGTCAATATTCAGAGCAATCGTAAAAGCTACCTCTGTCCAATAGGTACTCGTATTGTAGTTGATCGAGTTAGTCTTGATAGCGTTACTTGCTTTGTTTTGGGGCAGCATTGAAGTGATGTTTGTTCTACATATTACAAGTGTGTTATGGCATAAGCTTATCCGTCACGTAATAGTCATTCATCATTTGACTATAGAGTGTTTGCTTTCAAGACACACTTGTATTGTAGCATTCCATAATAATTATGTAACGCGGAATGGATGACTTCACAGTGTAGTCCGGCCATGATGGTTTTGCTATTTAAAGTATTTTGTTTTTGCCGATTTCTACTCTTTGGGTCGTACAAAATAATATTCACTGGTTTGTCCCATTTTATACTGCTTTGGATCTATATCCCAAAACCTCGGTTTTTTTACCATCTCAAGGGTGCTAATACAACTTTAAAAGTGCAGATGGTATAGGACCATCAAGTTTGAAACAAAATTGCATTTGCTTACATTTCTTTGATTTCAGATACAGGTAGTTTCCTTGGCCCAATTGTCAAGATCGTGAGCGTCTTCTGTGATCTGACTCTGAGCATCGTCTTTGGAGATCTTGTTTTATCAGCAATCAGATCATCAACATACTTCCATCGGCTCTATTTGGAAGAAGTAGGTCGGTTACAACTTCATTCTCGACCCTGTCTACATGTAGTAAACCAGGCTCTTCAGGATTCTTTCTGTCAGTTTCCAACAGCTCCATTAGTTCTGTTGCTGACAGTAGAAACAACAATATGACTTGCTTTTATTTGAATACTCCTTGTACCAAGAATTAAGCAATACGATCAGAAGAATCCCCCAGACTGCCGTCTTATCGATCAATATCACACTGAATGTCATCAGGAACACAGTCTTGTCGAGAAGACCCTCGAACAACTTTGGCAATTCAGGTTTGAGGCGATAGGTCTCATAATTGAGATCACAGGAAGTCTGTATTGACATCTTTCAACATTTTCTTCCTTAAGAAAACTTTTGAATATCGCAGCTATTGGATTACTGAATTCACAGACAAATTCTTTATTGTTcgatacatgtatttattttgattgcagcTGTAATCTTTTATGAGTTGGTGATACATTGGGAAAGCTTCCATCAGAGGTGGCTCTTTTGCGGTAATTATGCTCTTATGTACTCTGGGTTACTGATGTAAAAGAATCATTGATGGCTTTGGCAATTGCCAATGCCATCATCAGTTCCTTCCGTCAATTCTGTGCGACCAAaggaatattgggctattccagaaaataagtgcacaccccctatagagaagtaaattttcaatcaaagaaatgtccggatttccaagtttgctttctgaaaacgactggatttccagttgccaatgttactggaaaaagcttggaaatccaatcaaataaaggaaaaatcacggaaatgttgaaaatgagctctcatagtgaggatttctgattttaaactatttttctgccggatttttttgcttttggacactttaaaagtctggatttccaacagtcacgactggacaaaaagtccggatatccgaactcctctatagggggtgtgcatctattttctggaatagcccaatttatggGGTAGCTTTTGTTGACAAAAAAATTGAtcagttttgaatttttaaactttgatctGGGAATTCACCAATTGTGCAAGGGTAATAATTTTACACCCACCGGAATCTTACTTTGTACCAAAGTGCAATAATCAGCAAActtttaactggcaaaaccattgAAACTTGCTTTGTTGCCGGACTATAATAATTACAGAGGtagattattttttatgtttttagaGCATGCGTCCAAAAATGTAGCCTGCATGCCATTTTCAATGTACTAACCCATAAAATACCCGTATTAGATGAATACGTATTGCATCCAAATAAATATCCTCAAAGGTACCCCGTCGACGGAGTCTGGCTGTGTAAGAGCGGTTATTTACCTAGCTGATTCAGTTGAAGTGACGGGTTCCTGCCTTAAGTATTTCATATGATAGATGACACTTCAATCCATTTACACGATATTGCGTGCAAGATTAATGGATTGCAAATATAACCTTTTAAACGAAACAAATATGGACTTCTTTACCTTCTATGGACTTCTTTTACCTTTTACAAATTGCATGTTcatgttgaatgaatttgagtgcTATATTCTATCATATATCATGGTGGCGCTCTTTAGCTGCAGCCGGTCGTATTATATTCGGTTCCCGATTCAACATTTATTTTCACTCAATTCTTCGTCTGTTTGTGTTGTTTTCGTGCAATGAATATACTTCATCAACTTTTCCGGAGCAGTTATTCCATAAACTAAAAGCTGAACCATTGCAGGTGTGTACTTTGGTGACAATCATTCCTTGTCATTCTGACCTGTCAGAATTCTTCACCTTTGCATCGCTATATCATGTACGCCTATTAACACATCATTGTATATAAGGTTGACATTACTATTTCCAGTCAACACGAGCGCCACCGCCCAAGTGTCACGAATGTCAGCCCTGTGCAAAATGACTGTTTAATTTGCCTAAGCTAAGACGGTGAACATACAGAAACTTCATCAATCTGTAGGCCTGCTACTCGACttgttttctgtaaacatggagAGAATTTCGTATTCCTCGTGTGCCCTCAAAACTTGAACAGTGACCTCCTGATCCCATCACAAGATCTTAAAATCAAACTTGATGAGCTTCAACGCTATAAAAGAACTAAACGCCGTGGTTGCCGTGCGGGAAAATTTCTGCAGAGAAAAATTCAGGTCATCGTGAACCCTAATCATAATGCCCATCATCAATTTCCTGCAGCCCCTCAGAAAGGTGCTAATTTGTCCAATCTGAGGCAATTACCTCAAACCCCATCTCGTGGAATCCCACATGAACGCCCAAGAAGTGACTTTCCCACCTTTACGCTAACAAACGCTCAGTCAATAGTAAATAAATTTGACGAATTTGAACTCTTATTAGATCAGGAACACATAGATGTTGGCGTTGTCACCGAATCATGGTTTCACAAAGACCTTCCTGACACCATGCTATCAATTGAAGGCTACGAACTTTTTACTAAATCTCGCAACCAAAAAAGGGGTGGCGGTGTGGCAATTTACGTCAAATCCAATATTGCTGCCAGTAAGATCCAGGAAATTGCTGTCCCAGATGAACTAGAGTGCTTATGGGTCCTATTAAAACCCAAACGACTCCCCAGAGATGTCTCTGTCATCGCTGTGTGTGGCGTCTATATTCCACGCGACTCGCCTCATCGGGATCTTCTCGATCAACATCTGCTGGAATCCATGGATTTTCTTCATACCAAATATCCCGAAATAGGATTCACAATAATGGGGGACTTTAACAGAATGAATGTGAACAATGTTCTTAAGAACTGTAACCTCAAGCAACTAGTTACATTTCCAACTCGTGGTGAAGCCACACTAGATCTTATCATGACCAATATTAGCTCACATTTCAAAGATCCCATACCAGTTTCGGCATTAGGAAAGAGTGATCATATTTGTATTATTTGGAGACCAACAGTGCTTCACATTGCCAAACATTGCAATGACAAAAGGACTCATCGTCCTATGAAAGACTCCCAGATCAGAGAATTTGGATTATGGATCCAAGGTCATGACTGGTCCAATGTTCTTACTGCTAGTACCACACAGCTGAAAGCAAATGCACTCTACCGGTCTCTGCATGATGCTATTGATTCACACTTTCCTCTTGCCACACTCAAAGTCCATAGCAATAATAAACCATGGATGACTCAGAAAATCAAGTCGCTTGTAAAAGATCGTCAGAAAGCATTTGCAGCACATGATGTAGAGCGTTATAAAATGTTACGCAATAAGGTCCAGCGTGCAATTAAGAAATCTAAGGTTGATTATTATGCAAATAGAGTAAGAAATCTTCAAGCCACTGAGCCACGGAAGTGGCACCAACAAATAAGATCAATGACCAGGAACACCAAATCTGAGCTCAGTATTCCTATTTCAGGGGTAAGTGATGATGATCATGGTACAATTGCCAACACAATTAACGACCAATTTGTTAGCATCTCGTCTAACATACCTCCGCTGGATCTTGGATCTCTTGAGGCCTACCTACCGGCCCCGGATCAATCACCATCACTCTACCCTTGGGATGTTTATGCTGAGCTCAAAAAGGTCAAGTCTACCAAAGCCAGTGGACCAGATGGTATCTCTCCCAAATTAATtaaggaatttgcatatgaattgAGTGTCCCCTTGACTAATATTCTGAACAGCTCTTACGCTGAAGGTGTTGTGCCCACTCAATGGAAAAAGAGCCATAGTGGTTCCAATCCCCAAATCAAAGCCTCCTAGGGCTGACAAACTCAGGCCCATTTCTTTAACAGACTGTTTTTCCAAAATCAGTGAAGGGTTTATCACTGACTGGGTGCTGGAGGATATTCAGGAAAAGATTGACCCCCAACAGTATGGTAATATTAAGGGCATATCCACATCGCACTATTTGGTCAGCCTTCTTCACTCAATTCACCAAGGTGCTGACAAAGTCAACAACATTGGAACGGTGGTTCTGACGGACTTCTCAAAGGCGTTCGATATGATTGACCACAATATCCTCATTAGTAAGTTTATCCGCCTTGGAGTCCGCAGATCCATCGTTCCATGGTTGTGTGACTTTGTCAGTAACCGTGTCCAATGTGTGCGCTATAACCAAACTCTCTCTGAGTATAGGGTCCTCAATGGAGCTCTTCCCCAGGGaactaaacttggtcccattggaTTTCAAGTGGTGATTAATGATGCAGCCCAAAACATGGAGTCTGATATCAAATGTTGGAAGTACGTGGATGACTTGACACTTGCAGAGAATCGCTCACATCCACAACCAAGCAAGCTTCAGGAAGAACTGACTAAGTTCAATGACTGGACTAACACCAACAAGCTTAGCTTAAATCCTCCAAGTGTCAAGCCATCCAGATCTGcttcaaaacagaccctcctgctCATTCTAATTTAAATATTTCTGGCATCCCCCTGAATTTTGTCGATGAAGCAAAAATCTTAGGCGTGTGGATCCAAAATGATCTCCGTTGGAACAAGAACATCTCTCAGATCACATCTAAAGCAAACCAAAAATTATACATGCTGCGCATGCtgaaaaaatttggctttaatgaAGATGAGTTGATCACCGTATACAAAGGCTACATTCGCCCTCTTTTAGAATATGCTGATGTAGCCTGgcactcctcactctctgctggtCAGAGTAGTGCCCTGGAAAGGCTACAACGTCGTGCATGCAGGATTACGCTGGGCCAAAATTTCACCTCCTATGCTGAGGCCTTGCGGACTTGCGAGCTTGAATCCCTGTTTGATAGGAGAGAGAACCATTGCCGCAGGTTTGCCGAAGGGCTTGCCAACTCATCGCGTACCAATGATCTTCTCCCCCTACCAGACAGGCGTGTCATGCTCGCAATCTCCGCAATGCGCATCACTATTCCCAGCTGCGTTTCAGAACATCTCGCTTCAAAAACAGCCCCATCCCTATTTTGTTGATGCATTAAACAAGTAGGGCGCCGTTTATTCAGGTTTTCCTGCATGCACGCACATTTTATATTTATTGTGCAATAATAGTGTGAATTTATAGTATTTACTTGTGTctgccattttatgttattttatatacttttttcatatttatatcaattttaatgaatgctttgcttttactctgtacattgacatgtaatttgaccttcgggtcacaatatgatggttttaataaatatacttaTGTTATTTAAGAATACAACTGGACTgatgatgaaattaaaatttatttaaatggGTTTAGGGCTTGAAATGAACAGAAGCAAGGAGCAAatttaccttaccttacctatcCTCTTCGGGCCCTGTGGCCCATAAGGCTGCAAGTCTCCTCCTCCAGCTGTCCCTTTCTCTAGCTACTGGCTTGGCTTCACTCCATGACCTCCACCGTaatctcttcctttctttttttccactGTCCGCCTCCATGTTGTCTTAGGGCGACCAAATTTCCTTCTGCCTTCTggagcccaggaaagtgctgtcatgcaGTGGCTATTATCTTCCATCCTTagcacatggccaatccatttccacctccttctttttacttcttcacttgtcctgttcattttggttttctttagtaagtcattgtttgaaattttactcctgctaaaaggcaaaatgcccctggttctgaaacagaactgtgtgtatttgtatagaccaggggcaatatttacacaaaacacccaaaattgctcctggatattaaatccttatttcaagccctgaATGGGTTAGCAGCTGATAACAGTGATTTGCTGAACCCTTACACCCCAGAATTCATCAAAATCCAGATATTTGGAACTAGCAtagatatacatacatacatacatatacgaat
Above is a window of Amphiura filiformis chromosome 7, Afil_fr2py, whole genome shotgun sequence DNA encoding:
- the LOC140157711 gene encoding uncharacterized protein, which gives rise to MSDIAEPATHVCIQSCSLNADTGSFLGPIVKIVSVFCDLTLSIVFGDLVLSAIRSSTYFHRLYLEEVAPQKGANLSNLRQLPQTPSRGIPHERPRSDFPTFTLTNAQSIVNKFDEFELLLDQEHIDVGVVTESWFHKDLPDTMLSIEGYELFTKSRNQKRGGGVAIYVKSNIAASKIQEIAVPDELECLWVLLKPKRLPRDVSVIAVCGVYIPRDSPHRDLLDQHLLESMDFLHTKYPEIGFTIMGDFNRMNVNNVLKNCNLKQLVTFPTRGEATLDLIMTNISSHFKDPIPVSALGKSDHICIIWRPTVLHIAKHCNDKRTHRPMKDSQIREFGLWIQGHDWSNVLTASTTQLKANALYRSLHDAIDSHFPLATLKVHSNNKPWMTQKIKSLVKDRQKAFAAHDVERYKMLRNKVQRAIKKSKVDYYANRVRNLQATEPRKWHQQIRSMTRNTKSELSIPISGVSDDDHGTIANTINDQFVSISSNIPPLDLGSLEAYLPAPDQSPSLYPWDVYAELKKVKSTKASGPDALTLKVLCPLNGKRAIVVPIPKSKPPRADKLRPISLTDCFSKISEGFITDWVLEDIQEKIDPQQYGNIKGISTSHYLVSLLHSIHQGADKVNNIGTVVLTDFSKAFDMIDHNILISKFIRLGVRRSIVPWLCDFVSNRVQCVRYNQTLSEYRVLNGALPQGTKLGPIGFQVVINDAAQNMESDIKCWKYVDDLTLAENRSHPQPSKLQEELTKFNDWTNTNKLSLNPPSVKPSRSASKQTLLLILI